From a single Lolium rigidum isolate FL_2022 chromosome 7, APGP_CSIRO_Lrig_0.1, whole genome shotgun sequence genomic region:
- the LOC124676250 gene encoding uncharacterized protein LOC124676250 yields the protein MADTKVQRRARTPPTTPTTTWARRSEALTHILTHPSHSPSLHSQLFLASRVPCPPRGSSYPPFLCPGASLLRWALASVFLPRAARLGLPPSSWRSRCPFQLPPPLVPSTAIEPAPERWREAELRGYAQRRRARRGPMRVRPPVSVAGIVLTTVPNFVIIAVIMRELFWVRPGRL from the coding sequence ATGGCCGACACCAAGGTCCAACGCCGAGCACGGACTCCCCCTACCACTCCCACTACCACATGGGCGCGACGGAGCGAAGCCCTAACCCACATCCTGACCCACCCGTCCCACTCGCCGTCGCTCCACTCGCAGCTCTTCCTGGCGTCCCGCGTGCCGTGCCCGCCCCGGGGCTCCTCGTACCCGCCCTTCCTCTGCCCCGGCGCGTCGCTCCTCCGGTGGGCCCTCGCCTCCGTCTTCCTCCCGCGCGCCGCCCGCCTCGGCCTCCCGCCCTCGTCCTGGCGCTCCCGGTGCCCCTTCCAGCTCCCGCCGCCGCTCGTGCCCTCCACCGCCATCGAGCCGGCGCCGGAGCGGTGGCGAGAGGCCGAGCTCCGGGGGTACGCGCAGCGGAGGCGGGCTCGGAGGGGGCCCATGAGAGTTCGGCCGCCGGTGTCCGTGGCGGGTATCGTGCTGACGACCGTGCCCAACTTCGTGATCATCGCGGTGATCATGCGCGAGCTCTTCTGGGTACGGCCCGGCCGCCTCTGA
- the LOC124671831 gene encoding ubiquitin recognition factor in ER-associated degradation protein 1-like: protein MFSSGRFGFWRASNFEQTYRCYSASSFNRPQLEGGDKVIMPASALARLATMRIEYPMLFELHNATAERTSHCGVLEFVAEEGAIIMPNWMMQNMLLQEGDVVRVRTATLPKGTYVKLQPHTSDFLDISNPKAILEKTLRTFSCLTTGNSIVVAYNNKQYHIDIVEAKPASAVSIIETDCEVDFASPLDYKEPEKPQPTVVPASKEVAEDQEDNVEDDEPKFKPFTGSAKRLDGKGSKQQAPEVPSAAAPARSAPSVSNKRANQQTAAPSGASTSTRQKTGKLVFGSSASNKKEAQPQKEPVKVSEPPKKEEPKFNAFSGKSYSLKTIPPPLARWPPPPAPRPAPPRPVPATSTAPLPVALTPEEIAGAIRDLTTAVQEIRLFLAGPYGPPPPAALLPW from the exons ATGTTTTCCTCGGGAAGATTTGGTTTCTGGCGTGCAAGCAACTTCGAGCAAACCTATCGCTGCTATTCAGCGTCCTCCTTCAACAGGCCACAGCTGGAAGGCGGCGACAAGGTGATCATGCCGGCATCTGCTCTGGCTCGCCTGGCTACCATGCGCATCGAGTACCCTATGCTGTTCGAGCTCCACAACGCCACCGCCGAGCGGACTTCGCACTGCGGCGTGCTGGAGTTCGTGGCAGAGGAAGGCGCGATCATCATGCCTAACTGGATGATGCAGAACATGCTCCTTCAGGAGGGCGACGTCGTGCGCGTCAGGACCGCCACCCTGCCCAAGGGTACCTACGTGAAGCTGCAGCCTCACACGAGCGACTTTCTGGACATCTCGAATCCCAAGGCCATCCTTGAGAAGACTCTGAGGACTTTCTCCTGCTTGACCACGGGGAACAGCATCGTGGTGGCTTATAACAACAAGCAGTATCACATTGATATTGTTGAAGCCAAGCCTGCTTCTGCGGTTAGCATTATCGAGACGGATTGCGAAGTGGACTTTGCTTCCCCTCTTGATTATAAAGAACCTGAGAAACCGCAGCCAACCGTTGTTCCTGCAAGCAAGGAAGTTGCTGAAGATCAAGAAGATAATGttgaagatgatgaaccaaaattCAAGCCATTCACTGGTTCGGCAAAACGGTTGGATGGTAAGGGTTCAAAGCAACAAGCACCTGAAGTCCCTTCAGCTGCTGCGCCTGCACGTTCGGCACCTTCAGTCTCGAACAAAAGGGCAAATCAGCAAACTGCTGCACCTTCAGGAGCTAGCACTTCCACACGCCAGAAAACAGGAAAGCTTGTTTTTGGTTCAAGCGCAAGCAATAAGAAAGAAGCACAACCACAAAAGGAACCTGTTAAAGTGAGTGAGCCTCCAAAGAAGGAAGAACCGAAGTTCAACGCGTTCAGTGGAAAGAGCTACTCGTTGAAGA ccaTCCCACCACCACTGGCCCGatggccaccaccaccggcgccccgccccgccccgcccagGCCGGTGCCGGCCACCTCCACCGCGCCTCTTCCCGTCGCCCTCACCCCGGAGGAGATCGCCGGAGCAATCCGCGATCTCACCACTGCTGTCCAGGAGATCCGCCTCTTCCTGGCCGGTCCCTACGGgccaccgccaccggcggcgctgctgccgtggTAG